The Brachyspira hyodysenteriae ATCC 27164 DNA window TGCCAACTTATATTTCCATTTCCACCTATATATAAAATTTTTTTCATTGATATTCCTTAAAATAAAAGCAGCTGCCTAAACTAAGTTTAGGCAGCTGCTTGACTTTTATAAAATAATAAATTAATATATAAATCTATATTAGAACTGTTCTGTTCTGTTCTGTTCTGTTCTGTTCTGTTCTGTTCTGTTCTGTTCTGTTCTGTTGCAGGTATTCCGTATACTATTTTATTATCATTTATATCTTTTGTTACCACAGCACCCGCACCTACTATTACATTTTTTCCTATTTTTATTCTAGGTAAAATTGTAGCACCTGAGCCTATAAAGCTATAATCTCCAACTTCTATACAACCACTTAAAGTTGCATTAGGAGCTATATGAACACCTTTTCCTATATTACATTCATGATCTATAGAAGCCGATGTATTAATAATTGAATATTTACCTATTGTAACTCTTGGCATAATTGTAGCATTTGGAAGTATTTGAACGCCGTCCATTATACATGATGATTTAGAAATATAAGCATTTTTAGATATAATACTAATAGACTTAAATCCTAAGTTCAATAACATTTCTGATATACTAACTCTATCTTTTCCGTTAGTTCCACCTATAGCAACTGAAAAGTATTTATTTTTGAAAGCTAGTAAATTATCTTTATTATAAAATATAGGTATATTATCAAATGGTGATTTTACTTTTTTATTTCTATCAAAAAAAGCAACTATGTTTAGTCCCATATCAGATATTATTTCTTCTAAGACTATAGCCTGTCCAGTAGCTCCCCATATTATAATATCTTTCATGATTATCCTTATAAAACTTTTTTAATACAATTAACTACCCTATTAATATCATCTTCAGTTATATCATGATAACAAGGAAGATTTATAGCCCTATTATAAATAGAATATGAAACAGATGTATGTTCTTTAAGTATTATTTTTTTGGCATCTATACTATCTTTGAATATTAATGATAAAGGCCAGAAAAATACTCTTCCGTCAATATTATTATTTTTAAATTCTTCTAACAATTTATCTCTATTAAAATTTATTTTTTCATCAAATATAGCAGTAGTCATCCAATAACCATTCTTACAATCATTTGGAGTATAGTTCAATTTTAATGGTAATCCTTGTAATTTTTCTTTATATAAATTAAATATTTCTATTTTTCTATTAATTAATTCATCTAATCTTTCCATTTGAGCACAGCCTATAGCTGCTTGTATATTTGACATTTTATATTTAAAACCTATAACATCAGACCAAAATTGTTTATTTTGATTTTTATTTCTTCCATGATTAGACAATGTTAATACTTTATTATATAATCCATCATCATTAGTAGCAAACATTCCACCTTCACCAGTGGTTAAGGTTTTTGCACCATGAAAAGAAAATGTTGAAAATACCCCCATAGAACCAGCAACTTTATTTTTATAAATTGAACCTAAAGCTTCTGCGGAGTCTTCTATCACTGGTATATTATATTTTTTGGATATATTTAAAAGTTCATCCATATTACATAAATTACCATAAAGATGTACAGCTATAATAGCTTTTGTTTTTTCTGTTATAGTTTCTTCTACTTTCTTAGGATTAATACACCAATCATCCACATTTACATCAACAAGTACAGGAGTAGCTCCCAAATATGTTACTGGAGCAATAGAAGCAACCCAAGTTATATCAGGGGCTATTACTTCATCTCCAGGTCCAATTCCTAAAGCTGAAAGTCCCATGTGTAAAGCACCTGTACAACTGGAAGTGGCTATTGTA harbors:
- a CDS encoding acetyltransferase; this translates as MKDIIIWGATGQAIVLEEIISDMGLNIVAFFDRNKKVKSPFDNIPIFYNKDNLLAFKNKYFSVAIGGTNGKDRVSISEMLLNLGFKSISIISKNAYISKSSCIMDGVQILPNATIMPRVTIGKYSIINTSASIDHECNIGKGVHIAPNATLSGCIEVGDYSFIGSGATILPRIKIGKNVIVGAGAVVTKDINDNKIVYGIPATEQNRTEQNRTEQNRTEQNSSNIDLYINLLFYKSQAAA
- a CDS encoding DegT/DnrJ/EryC1/StrS family aminotransferase, with protein sequence MQLGQIYYSKPSITQKEIDYATDAATNGWGNKCYEYIYKFENKFREYLNVKYTIATSSCTGALHMGLSALGIGPGDEVIAPDITWVASIAPVTYLGATPVLVDVNVDDWCINPKKVEETITEKTKAIIAVHLYGNLCNMDELLNISKKYNIPVIEDSAEALGSIYKNKVAGSMGVFSTFSFHGAKTLTTGEGGMFATNDDGLYNKVLTLSNHGRNKNQNKQFWSDVIGFKYKMSNIQAAIGCAQMERLDELINRKIEIFNLYKEKLQGLPLKLNYTPNDCKNGYWMTTAIFDEKINFNRDKLLEEFKNNNIDGRVFFWPLSLIFKDSIDAKKIILKEHTSVSYSIYNRAINLPCYHDITEDDINRVVNCIKKVL